A stretch of the Osmerus mordax isolate fOsmMor3 chromosome 12, fOsmMor3.pri, whole genome shotgun sequence genome encodes the following:
- the fgfbp1a gene encoding fibroblast growth factor-binding protein 1 yields MTFLTNLALLLFLACMSQQFIAANCQKGQARKGKTDGKDKERIQKEGELKTPVLSPVKDSSHKSPNRSVLKGKFSTKNHTHCTWVATGDDAFTLGISCKKDERSFDCEYSAKPSLCPQYESNSKMYWKQIARALRKQRKLCVHTTSLIRAGMCRKAPSDAHFKLNSIGMPTPPSSLPQPSGLRACPDRVDKRKLAEDYCNQSWSSFCTFFFSMVQSDDC; encoded by the coding sequence ATGACGTTCCTCACAAACCTAGCACTCCTGTTATTTTTGGCGTGCATGTCACAACAGTTTATAGCGGCAAACTGTCAGAAAGGCCAAGCCAGAAAAGGAAAAACTGATGGAAAAGATAAAGAAAGGATACAAAAGGAAGGTGAACTAAagacccctgtcctctctccagtcAAGGACAGCAGTCACAAATCTCCGAACAGAAGTGTTTTGAAGGGGAAATTCTCCACAAAAAATCACACGCACTGCACCTGGGTAGCTACAGGCGACGATGCTTTCACGCTTGGGATAAGCTGCAAAAAAGACGAAAGGAGTTTTGATTGTGAATATTCCGCCAAACCGTCCTTGTGCCCGCAGTACGAGTCAAATTCGAAAATGTACTGGAAGCAGATTGCTAGAGCGTTAAGAAAACAAAGGAAATTGTGCGTTCACACCACTTCATTAATTCGAGCAGGTATGTGCAGAAAAGCTCCGAGCGATGCACATTTCAAACTCAACAGCATAGGTATGCCTACCCCGCCTTCATCTCTGCCGCAGCCGTCAGGTTTAAGAGCTTGTCCTGATCGGGTTGATAAGCGAAAACTGGCGGAGGACTATTGCAACCAATCCTGGTCCAGTTTTTgtactttctttttctccatggTCCAGAGTGATGATTGCTGA